A single genomic interval of Flavobacteriales bacterium harbors:
- the atpE gene encoding ATP synthase F0 subunit C has translation MFLSVLLDLGVGYGIAALGAGLAALGAGVGIGRIGGDAVQAMARQPEAMNDLRANMILTAALVEGAAFFAMVVGLLVVLKEMPAAV, from the coding sequence ATGTTCCTCTCCGTTCTCCTCGACCTCGGCGTTGGTTACGGTATCGCCGCCCTCGGCGCCGGTCTTGCCGCCCTCGGTGCCGGTGTGGGCATCGGCCGCATCGGTGGCGACGCCGTGCAGGCCATGGCCCGTCAGCCGGAAGCCATGAACGACCTGCGCGCCAACATGATCCTCACCGCCGCGCTGGTGGAAGGTGCCGCCTTCTTCGCGATGGTGGTGGGCCTGCTGGTGGTGCTGAAGGAGATGCCGGCCGCCGTTTAA
- a CDS encoding polymer-forming cytoskeletal protein has protein sequence MNKAAEPVNTGKINSIMEGTSIEGEIRSDSNLRIDGRVKGTINVRGRLIVGQTGVIEGEVSCQSSDIEGTLVGKVNCQDLLSLKATAKLQGDINTKKLAIEPGAVFTGNCSMAGGVVKEMDPVRLRTETARQEGAPAQAVR, from the coding sequence ATGAACAAGGCCGCCGAACCGGTGAACACCGGCAAGATCAACAGCATCATGGAGGGCACCTCCATCGAGGGGGAGATCCGCAGCGACAGCAACCTGCGCATCGACGGCCGGGTGAAGGGCACCATCAACGTGCGCGGCCGGCTCATCGTGGGGCAGACCGGGGTGATCGAGGGCGAAGTGAGCTGCCAGAGCTCCGACATCGAGGGCACCCTGGTCGGCAAGGTCAACTGTCAGGACCTTTTGAGCCTGAAGGCCACCGCCAAACTGCAGGGCGACATCAACACCAAGAAGCTGGCCATCGAGCCGGGGGCGGTGTTCACCGGCAACTGCAGCATGGCCGGGGGTGTGGTGAAGGAGATGGACCCCGTGCGCCTGCGCACCGAGACCGCCCGTCAGGAGGGCGCGCCCGCACAAGCCGTCCGTTGA
- the atpF gene encoding F0F1 ATP synthase subunit B, with amino-acid sequence MTVLASLVNPSIGLIFWMTLTFVTVLFLLAKFAWKPILNGLKEREASIADALNEAKRAREEMASLNAKNEELMRQAREERELLLKEARDIRDREIAEAKGKAKAEAEALLTRARADIQNEKNAALTEMKNQVAELSILVAERILREKLADTKAQQSLVDKVMAEAQLRRS; translated from the coding sequence ATGACCGTCCTGGCCAGCCTTGTGAACCCGTCCATCGGCCTCATCTTCTGGATGACGCTGACCTTCGTGACGGTCCTGTTCCTCCTCGCCAAGTTCGCCTGGAAGCCCATCCTCAACGGGCTCAAGGAGCGTGAGGCGTCCATCGCGGACGCCCTCAACGAGGCGAAGCGCGCCCGTGAGGAGATGGCCTCGCTGAACGCGAAGAACGAGGAGCTGATGCGGCAGGCCCGTGAGGAGCGCGAGCTGCTGCTCAAGGAGGCCCGCGACATCCGCGACCGCGAGATCGCCGAGGCCAAGGGCAAGGCGAAGGCCGAGGCGGAGGCCCTGCTCACCAGGGCCCGCGCCGACATCCAGAACGAGAAGAACGCCGCCCTCACCGAAATGAAGAATCAGGTGGCCGAGCTGAGCATCCTGGTGGCCGAGCGCATCCTGCGGGAGAAGCTCGCCGACACCAAGGCCCAGCAGTCCCTGGTGGACAAGGTGATGGCCGAAGCCCAGCTGCGCCGCTCATGA
- a CDS encoding glycosyltransferase family 39 protein: MDPGRKALMLVTAGACALLLLPGLVREGMFMDGMLYTVVAHNEARGIGTFWQPRFSQLGLANMDTFHEHPPLGFGMQALWFRTFGSAFWVERAYALTTALLMVALLLGIWRELTRGDARIRGLGAWPVLLWGIVPQVFWCTHNNMLENTMGLFTTGALWCALRGLRTGSMALAVGAGSLVFLATFTKGVPGLFPLGAPFLWWLFTRQGGVRRMVLFTVVPVVTVVLVYLALWQWPDARANLEPYVEARLMHRIAAKPTVEHRWQILLDLFNSQLGPIMLAGVLVLAAARGASGPATGRPALALMAIGLSGVAPMMLTLVQKSFYSVPAFPPIALGLALWSAPALERLLERIALRRGLARGLSVAGGAALLTALATSVLLWGRPGRDADMLHDVARIGATVPQGTLVGCAPELWEQWNLQGYLLRYHDISLDPHGRPHSWFLAPVGNDLPGECHPEGTALRTLRLARCTHGSGAMK; encoded by the coding sequence ATGGACCCCGGACGGAAAGCCCTGATGCTGGTCACCGCGGGCGCATGCGCGTTGCTGCTTCTTCCCGGGCTGGTGCGTGAGGGCATGTTCATGGACGGCATGCTGTACACCGTGGTGGCCCACAACGAGGCCCGCGGCATCGGCACCTTCTGGCAGCCACGCTTCAGCCAGCTGGGCCTGGCGAACATGGACACCTTTCACGAGCACCCACCACTGGGGTTCGGGATGCAGGCCCTGTGGTTCCGGACGTTCGGGAGCGCCTTCTGGGTGGAGCGCGCCTATGCGCTCACCACCGCCCTGCTGATGGTGGCGCTCCTGCTCGGGATCTGGCGCGAGCTCACGCGCGGCGATGCACGCATCCGTGGCCTGGGGGCCTGGCCCGTGCTGTTGTGGGGCATCGTGCCCCAGGTGTTCTGGTGCACGCACAACAACATGTTGGAGAACACCATGGGCCTGTTCACCACGGGCGCCCTGTGGTGTGCGCTGCGCGGCCTGCGCACGGGCTCCATGGCCCTGGCGGTGGGTGCCGGCTCGCTGGTGTTCCTCGCCACGTTCACCAAGGGCGTTCCCGGGCTCTTCCCGCTGGGGGCTCCGTTCCTCTGGTGGCTGTTCACCCGGCAGGGTGGCGTGCGCAGGATGGTGCTGTTCACCGTCGTCCCGGTGGTCACGGTGGTGCTGGTGTACCTCGCCCTCTGGCAATGGCCCGACGCCCGTGCCAACCTTGAGCCTTACGTCGAGGCCCGCCTCATGCACAGGATCGCCGCCAAGCCCACGGTGGAGCACCGCTGGCAGATCCTGCTGGACCTGTTCAACTCACAGCTTGGCCCGATCATGCTGGCCGGGGTGCTGGTGCTTGCCGCTGCACGTGGCGCGTCCGGGCCGGCCACCGGCCGCCCCGCGCTCGCCCTGATGGCCATCGGGTTGTCCGGCGTGGCCCCCATGATGCTCACCCTGGTCCAGAAGTCGTTCTACAGCGTGCCGGCCTTTCCGCCGATCGCCCTGGGCCTGGCCCTCTGGAGCGCGCCGGCACTGGAGCGGCTGCTGGAGCGTATCGCCCTGCGCCGGGGCCTCGCCCGAGGGCTGTCCGTCGCCGGCGGAGCGGCCCTGTTGACCGCTCTGGCGACCTCGGTGCTGCTCTGGGGCCGACCGGGGCGCGATGCGGACATGCTGCACGACGTGGCCCGCATCGGGGCCACCGTACCGCAGGGCACGCTCGTCGGCTGCGCCCCGGAGCTCTGGGAGCAATGGAACCTGCAGGGCTACCTGCTGCGCTACCACGACATCTCCCTGGACCCGCACGGCCGGCCGCACAGCTGGTTCCTCGCGCCGGTGGGGAATGACCTTCCTGGGGAATGCCACCCGGAGGGAACGGCACTGCGCACCCTGCGACTGGCCCGCTGCACGCATGGGTCGGGGGCGATGAAATAA
- a CDS encoding GH3 auxin-responsive promoter family protein → MSLKSAIAKPYARLVTNAVMRRAMDPVATQLGVLRQLVELGGATTFGRDHKLHQVHDHAGLVQAVPLRDYEGFRPYIDRIVAGDKDVLWPGLPLYLCKTSGTTSGAKYIPITHHSLPNHIGSARRALLAYIAHSGRADFVDGKMIFLQGSPVLDRKGAIPMGRLSGIVANHVPKYLLKNRMPSFATNSIPDWETKVEAIVGETMQEDMRLISGIPAWVQMYFERLLSRTGKATVKKVFPHFSLFVYGGVNYAPYRSRMEALIGGSVPSVELFPASEGFIAYQDLDNDDGLLLVLDNGIYFGFVPMQGNDRRPRSIAEVALNTQYALVLYTNAGLWGYEIGDTVKFVSLTPPRIKVTGRTKHFTSAFGEHVIAEEVEGALKDAIAAVPCEVAEFTVAPQLSPAEGLPFHEWHIEFAAQPADMARFATIMDEALQKRNPYYKDLITGKVLRPLVVRSRPRGSFATWMKARGMNDAQSKVPRLANDRRYVEGLG, encoded by the coding sequence ATGAGCCTCAAGAGCGCCATCGCCAAGCCCTACGCCCGCCTCGTGACCAACGCGGTGATGCGACGCGCCATGGACCCTGTCGCCACGCAGCTGGGTGTGCTGCGGCAGTTGGTGGAGCTCGGCGGGGCCACGACCTTCGGTCGCGACCACAAGCTGCACCAGGTGCACGACCACGCCGGCCTCGTGCAAGCCGTGCCACTGCGCGACTACGAAGGCTTCCGGCCGTACATCGATCGCATCGTCGCCGGGGACAAGGACGTGCTGTGGCCGGGACTTCCGCTGTACCTGTGCAAGACCAGCGGCACCACCAGCGGCGCCAAGTACATCCCCATCACCCATCACTCACTGCCCAACCACATCGGCAGCGCGCGCCGTGCCCTGCTCGCCTACATCGCGCACAGCGGCCGCGCCGACTTCGTGGACGGGAAGATGATCTTCCTGCAGGGCAGCCCCGTGCTCGACCGCAAGGGCGCGATCCCCATGGGAAGGCTCAGCGGCATCGTGGCGAACCACGTCCCGAAGTACCTGCTGAAGAACCGGATGCCCTCGTTCGCCACCAACAGCATCCCCGACTGGGAGACGAAGGTGGAGGCCATCGTGGGCGAGACGATGCAGGAGGACATGCGTCTGATCAGCGGGATCCCTGCCTGGGTGCAGATGTACTTCGAGCGGCTGCTCTCGCGCACTGGCAAGGCCACGGTGAAGAAGGTGTTCCCGCACTTCTCGCTGTTCGTGTACGGCGGCGTGAACTACGCGCCCTACCGCAGCCGCATGGAAGCGCTGATCGGTGGCAGCGTGCCGAGCGTGGAGCTCTTCCCCGCGAGCGAAGGCTTCATCGCCTACCAGGACCTCGACAACGACGATGGCCTGCTGTTGGTGCTCGACAACGGCATCTACTTCGGCTTCGTGCCCATGCAGGGCAACGACCGCCGACCGCGCTCCATCGCCGAGGTGGCGCTGAATACGCAGTACGCCCTTGTGCTCTACACCAACGCCGGGCTCTGGGGTTACGAGATCGGCGATACCGTGAAGTTCGTATCGCTCACGCCACCGCGCATCAAGGTCACGGGCCGCACCAAGCACTTCACCAGCGCCTTCGGTGAGCACGTGATCGCCGAGGAGGTGGAGGGCGCGCTGAAGGACGCCATCGCCGCGGTGCCCTGCGAAGTGGCGGAGTTCACCGTGGCGCCGCAGCTCTCACCCGCCGAAGGACTTCCGTTCCACGAGTGGCACATCGAGTTCGCCGCACAGCCTGCGGACATGGCGCGGTTCGCCACGATCATGGATGAGGCGCTGCAGAAGCGCAACCCGTATTACAAGGACCTGATCACCGGCAAGGTGCTGCGTCCGTTGGTGGTCCGTTCGCGGCCACGCGGGTCCTTCGCCACCTGGATGAAGGCGCGTGGGATGAACGACGCGCAGAGCAAGGTGCCGCGCCTGGCGAACGACCGGCGGTACGTGGAGGGCCTTGGGTGA
- the atpB gene encoding F0F1 ATP synthase subunit A: protein MSLKPLLRHAFLITATLLLGRSTAQHSSPDSIAHHATITVDGDAHATSPPDEGHGASEKFNAGKLIMDHIGDEHGWHLWGHTSLPLPVILYTSGRGLSLFSSSRFDHGHKTYGGYALHEGQVVAVDAPDGSDAHHAGVNEELTAATVDLSITKNVATLLIVSALLLWIFISVARAYTRRAGQAPTGLQNLVEPIILFVRDDLAKSAIGHRYEKYLPYLLTAFFFIFFSNLLGLVPFFPGGANLTGNIAVTVVLAVITFLIVTFSGNKHYWHHIFAMPGVPGWVLAILTPVEILGMFLKPFVLAIRLFANITAGHIIALSFFSLIFVFGETSAGAGYGVAIGSWLFTVFMFMLELLVAFIQAYVFTFLSAMYIGAAVEEPHHH, encoded by the coding sequence ATGTCGCTGAAACCCTTGCTGCGCCACGCTTTTCTGATCACGGCCACGCTCCTTCTGGGCCGTTCCACCGCGCAGCACAGCTCCCCGGACAGCATCGCGCATCACGCCACGATCACCGTGGACGGTGACGCGCATGCCACCTCCCCGCCCGATGAGGGCCATGGTGCTTCGGAGAAGTTCAACGCCGGAAAGCTCATCATGGACCACATCGGCGATGAGCACGGTTGGCACCTCTGGGGCCACACGAGCCTGCCCCTGCCGGTGATCCTGTACACCAGCGGGCGCGGCCTGAGCCTCTTCAGCAGCAGCCGGTTCGACCACGGGCACAAGACCTACGGCGGGTATGCGCTGCACGAGGGGCAGGTGGTGGCGGTGGATGCACCGGACGGCTCGGACGCGCATCACGCCGGGGTGAACGAGGAGCTGACCGCCGCCACGGTGGACCTGAGCATCACCAAGAACGTGGCCACCCTGCTCATCGTGTCGGCCCTTCTGCTGTGGATCTTCATCAGCGTGGCCCGGGCCTACACCCGCCGCGCCGGCCAAGCGCCGACCGGCCTGCAGAACCTGGTGGAGCCCATCATCCTCTTCGTGCGGGACGACCTGGCCAAGAGCGCCATCGGGCACCGGTACGAGAAGTACCTCCCGTACCTGCTCACCGCCTTCTTCTTCATCTTCTTCAGCAACCTGCTGGGCCTGGTGCCCTTCTTCCCGGGCGGCGCCAACCTCACGGGGAACATCGCCGTCACGGTGGTGCTGGCGGTGATCACCTTCCTGATCGTCACCTTCAGCGGCAACAAGCATTACTGGCATCACATCTTCGCCATGCCGGGTGTGCCGGGCTGGGTGCTGGCGATCCTGACGCCGGTGGAGATCCTGGGCATGTTCCTGAAGCCCTTCGTGCTGGCCATCCGACTGTTCGCCAACATCACGGCGGGCCACATCATCGCGCTGAGCTTCTTCAGCCTGATCTTCGTCTTCGGCGAAACGAGCGCGGGCGCCGGCTATGGCGTGGCCATCGGATCGTGGCTGTTCACCGTGTTCATGTTCATGCTCGAGCTCCTGGTGGCCTTCATCCAGGCGTACGTCTTCACCTTCCTGTCGGCCATGTACATCGGTGCCGCCGTGGAGGAACCCCATCATCACTAG
- a CDS encoding peptidoglycan DD-metalloendopeptidase family protein, producing the protein MAEPTAPRPRKQVLRKLKSKYRLLLINDRTFEERFSIRLSRLNVLLLAIAAFTLHGLMVAAIIVLTPLKRYIPGYSDQETKINAYRSTLLADSLDHRLEEQALYIANLQRVLRGEVAADTSFRLRAVKQVPNAEDLRPGLKDSLLRLKVKEEEAYALSEATGPAGERRALAGVFFFPPLRGIVTSTFDRAQGHFGIDVVTKADEAVKACLDGTVTLASWTSDGGHVLHLQHRGDLVSVYKHNSVLLKKVGDKVKAGEAVAIVGDSGELSTGPHLHFELWLDGEAIDPQAYMVFK; encoded by the coding sequence ATGGCCGAGCCCACCGCTCCCCGTCCGCGCAAGCAGGTGCTGCGCAAGCTGAAGAGCAAGTACCGGCTGCTGCTGATCAACGACCGCACCTTCGAGGAACGGTTCAGCATCCGACTGTCGCGGCTCAACGTGCTGCTGCTGGCCATCGCCGCCTTCACGCTGCACGGCCTGATGGTGGCGGCCATCATCGTGCTCACTCCGCTCAAGCGCTACATCCCGGGGTATTCGGACCAGGAAACCAAGATCAACGCCTACCGCAGCACCCTGCTCGCCGATTCGCTCGATCACCGTCTGGAGGAACAGGCCCTGTACATCGCCAACCTGCAACGCGTGCTGCGCGGAGAGGTCGCTGCGGACACCAGCTTCCGCCTGCGGGCCGTGAAGCAGGTGCCCAATGCGGAGGACCTTCGTCCGGGGCTGAAGGACAGCCTGCTCCGCCTCAAGGTCAAGGAGGAGGAGGCCTACGCGCTGTCCGAGGCCACGGGTCCGGCGGGTGAGCGCCGCGCATTGGCCGGCGTGTTCTTCTTCCCGCCCCTGCGCGGGATCGTCACCAGCACCTTCGACCGGGCGCAGGGCCATTTCGGCATCGACGTGGTCACCAAGGCGGACGAGGCCGTGAAGGCCTGCTTGGACGGCACCGTGACGCTCGCCAGCTGGACCAGCGACGGCGGCCATGTACTGCACCTGCAGCACCGGGGTGATCTGGTGAGCGTCTACAAGCACAACAGCGTGCTGCTGAAGAAGGTGGGCGACAAGGTGAAGGCCGGTGAGGCCGTCGCGATCGTGGGTGACAGTGGGGAGCTCAGCACCGGACCTCACCTGCATTTTGAACTGTGGCTTGATGGGGAGGCCATCGACCCGCAGGCCTATATGGTGTTCAAGTGA
- a CDS encoding tetratricopeptide repeat protein codes for MKRIPVHLAALVVLLALLAGGCSKEKDRFLNRAYHRLTSRDNGWFNANEKLKETVDGIERAYIDDFDKMLPLFVYGTEDQAKGAGGDLEKCIEKCSLVIERHSMDIKGKQRNSWIDDAYFVIGRSYFYKRAWFDAQRTFDYIGRRFKDQDRQYEAKVWLARTLMETEQYARAQSTLDEVKEVKELPKRFPHDELAAVQADLDLRRGKVDDAIMNLERAVDITKDRQRRVRWTFILAQLYQVKGMDDRSIAAYKQVTRMNPPYELAFHAQVFQALAFDRGDSKALRKMLNRMLRDDKHVDHFDMIHYALADIDLKENKDSSAIAHLKRSAYVSTNDTRQKAKTWLRLADLYFDDRAYPDAQLYYDSTSTLLAEEHPRFEEVATRAEVLGELVEQLNIIAREDSLQQLAGMDPEEREKAIKRLIREREKAEAEKEVAEREAREAEAAGTAAPARPATPAGGGSGAWYFYNPQQLGRGLSEFKKKWGNRPLEDDWRRRDKSGSAIAQEEPEEAGEPTAEGTEGEGKEGEPEWKDPGFYLKDLPTSDTALAASNAKICEAMYRSGMIYKEKLKDTDNAIESFETLINRFEECRFTPESHYQMYRIYLAREKSGSFIDFGGSTSQAYANIILERWPDSEFARLVRDPSLLEGGEARRKVEAAEYDQLYREFRQRNYLLVISTCNQVITNEPRNHLLGKYHLLKAMAIGGTRELSAFRTALQEVKDKFPATEEAKAAEDLLAVLDRQATSEGAPAEQGKAPTNASSFRMDQGPHYIALIHPNSAGDINTVKTKISDFNRRYFPGRNILIENTILDAEQQVVVLRLFDDKAAAMAYYHQFLGDVGMLGGINDQGHPIFAISPDNYAQLYKNKDVDAYAAFFTQNYLPKQ; via the coding sequence GTGAAGCGGATCCCCGTCCACCTCGCCGCTCTTGTCGTGCTCCTGGCCCTCCTGGCCGGTGGGTGTTCCAAGGAGAAGGACCGCTTCCTCAACCGGGCTTACCACCGTCTCACCTCCCGGGACAATGGCTGGTTCAACGCCAATGAGAAGCTCAAGGAGACCGTGGACGGCATTGAAAGGGCCTATATCGACGACTTCGACAAGATGCTGCCCCTCTTCGTGTACGGCACCGAGGATCAGGCCAAGGGGGCCGGCGGCGACCTGGAGAAATGCATCGAGAAGTGCTCGCTCGTGATCGAGCGGCACAGCATGGACATCAAGGGCAAGCAGCGCAACAGCTGGATCGACGACGCCTACTTCGTCATCGGCCGCAGCTACTTCTACAAGCGGGCCTGGTTCGATGCCCAGCGCACCTTCGACTACATCGGCCGGCGGTTCAAGGACCAGGACAGGCAGTACGAGGCCAAAGTGTGGCTGGCGCGCACCCTGATGGAGACCGAACAGTACGCCCGGGCCCAAAGCACCCTGGACGAGGTGAAGGAGGTGAAGGAGCTGCCGAAGCGGTTCCCGCATGACGAGCTCGCCGCGGTGCAGGCCGACCTGGACCTCCGGCGCGGCAAGGTGGACGATGCCATCATGAACCTGGAGCGGGCCGTGGACATCACCAAGGACCGGCAGCGTCGGGTGCGGTGGACCTTCATCCTGGCGCAGCTGTACCAGGTGAAGGGCATGGACGACCGCTCGATCGCGGCCTACAAGCAGGTCACGCGGATGAACCCGCCGTACGAGCTGGCCTTTCACGCCCAGGTGTTCCAGGCGCTCGCCTTTGACCGGGGCGACAGCAAGGCCTTGCGCAAGATGCTCAACCGCATGCTGCGCGACGACAAGCACGTGGACCACTTCGACATGATCCACTATGCGCTGGCGGACATCGACCTCAAGGAGAACAAGGACAGCAGCGCCATCGCGCACCTCAAGCGCAGCGCCTATGTCAGCACCAACGACACGCGCCAGAAGGCCAAGACCTGGCTGCGCCTGGCCGACCTGTACTTCGACGACCGTGCCTACCCGGATGCGCAGCTCTACTACGACAGCACGAGCACCCTGCTGGCCGAGGAGCATCCGCGCTTCGAGGAGGTGGCCACACGCGCGGAGGTGCTCGGCGAGCTCGTGGAACAGCTCAACATCATCGCGCGGGAGGACAGCCTGCAACAGCTGGCGGGGATGGACCCCGAGGAGCGCGAGAAAGCCATCAAGCGCCTGATCCGCGAACGCGAGAAGGCCGAGGCGGAGAAGGAGGTCGCCGAACGGGAGGCCCGGGAGGCGGAGGCCGCAGGAACGGCCGCACCGGCGCGCCCCGCCACACCGGCCGGCGGCGGTTCAGGGGCCTGGTACTTCTACAACCCCCAGCAGCTGGGCCGCGGGCTCTCGGAGTTCAAGAAGAAATGGGGCAACCGCCCCTTGGAGGATGACTGGCGCCGCCGCGACAAGAGCGGGTCCGCCATCGCGCAGGAGGAGCCTGAGGAGGCTGGCGAGCCCACCGCCGAGGGCACCGAGGGCGAGGGCAAGGAGGGTGAACCCGAATGGAAGGACCCCGGGTTCTACCTCAAGGACCTGCCCACGAGCGACACCGCCCTGGCCGCTTCCAACGCGAAGATCTGTGAGGCGATGTACCGCAGCGGGATGATCTACAAGGAGAAGCTCAAGGATACCGACAACGCCATCGAGAGCTTCGAGACGCTGATCAACCGCTTCGAGGAGTGCCGCTTCACCCCCGAGAGCCACTATCAGATGTACCGCATCTACCTGGCCCGGGAGAAGAGCGGCAGCTTCATCGATTTCGGAGGCAGCACCTCGCAGGCCTATGCCAACATCATCCTGGAGCGCTGGCCTGACAGCGAGTTCGCCCGGCTGGTGCGCGATCCATCGTTGCTGGAGGGCGGCGAGGCCCGGCGCAAGGTGGAGGCCGCCGAGTACGACCAGCTCTACCGCGAGTTCCGCCAGCGCAACTACCTGCTGGTGATCTCCACCTGCAATCAGGTGATCACCAACGAGCCCCGCAACCACCTGCTGGGCAAGTACCACCTGCTGAAGGCCATGGCCATCGGCGGCACGCGTGAGCTCTCCGCCTTCCGCACCGCACTGCAGGAGGTCAAGGACAAATTCCCCGCCACCGAGGAGGCCAAGGCCGCCGAGGACCTGCTGGCCGTCCTGGACCGCCAGGCCACCTCCGAAGGGGCGCCTGCGGAACAGGGCAAGGCCCCGACGAACGCCAGTTCATTCCGTATGGACCAGGGTCCGCACTACATCGCGCTCATCCACCCCAACAGCGCGGGCGACATCAATACGGTGAAGACGAAGATCAGCGACTTCAACCGGCGCTACTTCCCGGGCCGCAACATCCTCATCGAGAACACCATCCTGGACGCCGAGCAGCAGGTGGTGGTGCTGCGCCTGTTCGATGACAAGGCCGCCGCCATGGCCTACTACCATCAGTTCCTCGGCGACGTGGGCATGTTGGGCGGCATCAATGACCAGGGGCATCCCATCTTCGCCATCAGCCCGGACAATTACGCCCAGCTGTACAAGAACAAGGACGTGGACGCCTACGCGGCCTTCTTCACCCAGAACTACCTGCCCAAGCAGTAG
- a CDS encoding AtpZ/AtpI family protein: MGTAPRGRRSDEARKGVNAYLRYSALGLQMAGIILAAIWAGRWLDGRIALRFPAFTLAFALLGITGAMIFLFKETRR; this comes from the coding sequence ATGGGCACCGCTCCCCGGGGCCGGAGGTCTGACGAGGCGCGCAAAGGGGTCAACGCCTATCTCCGCTACAGCGCGCTCGGCCTGCAGATGGCGGGCATCATCCTAGCGGCCATCTGGGCCGGACGCTGGCTGGACGGGCGCATCGCCCTCCGGTTCCCGGCCTTCACCCTGGCGTTCGCCCTGCTGGGCATCACCGGGGCCATGATCTTCCTCTTCAAGGAGACCCGGCGCTGA